One window of the Streptomyces asoensis genome contains the following:
- a CDS encoding ABC transporter substrate-binding protein — translation MRAAAAIGSLAVGVALIVATSACDQGGSQSPNAHYGDCPVSGHYGEFHLSPETAGALTVRTTLPAPGWWNGDTPDSIKSGYEYCMAANIAYRSGLDRVKVENAPFPEVVSGRTKDFDLALAQITITPERSKVAEFSPPYLSSTLGVLIRDEEKIDEADIRDVRIGVAEGTTGEEFVKKRLKPAKPVTAFPNDPEMVTALEEGRIDAVVHDTTILLAYPQKREGKVRLVGQYRTDQGYGALYPKGSPDKDELDRIIRQLIDDGTLTKLSAVYLGAAFGQDPAKIPYFTVGDGS, via the coding sequence ATGCGCGCCGCGGCAGCGATCGGCTCTCTGGCTGTCGGCGTCGCGCTCATCGTCGCGACATCGGCTTGTGACCAGGGCGGGTCGCAGTCGCCGAATGCCCACTACGGCGACTGCCCGGTCTCGGGACATTACGGGGAGTTCCACCTGTCACCCGAGACGGCGGGCGCCCTCACGGTCAGAACGACCCTGCCCGCGCCCGGCTGGTGGAACGGCGACACACCGGACTCCATCAAGAGCGGCTACGAGTACTGCATGGCCGCCAACATCGCCTATCGATCCGGACTTGACCGGGTGAAGGTCGAGAACGCCCCCTTTCCGGAGGTCGTGTCCGGCCGGACCAAGGACTTCGACCTGGCCCTGGCGCAGATCACGATCACCCCGGAACGCAGCAAGGTGGCCGAGTTCTCCCCGCCCTACCTCTCCTCGACCCTGGGAGTGCTGATCAGGGACGAGGAGAAGATCGACGAAGCCGACATCCGTGACGTCCGCATCGGAGTGGCCGAGGGCACCACGGGCGAGGAGTTCGTCAAGAAGCGCCTCAAGCCCGCCAAGCCCGTCACCGCCTTCCCCAACGACCCGGAGATGGTCACGGCGCTGGAGGAGGGACGAATCGACGCGGTCGTCCACGACACGACGATTCTGCTGGCGTATCCCCAGAAGCGGGAGGGCAAGGTGCGTCTCGTGGGCCAGTACAGGACCGACCAGGGTTACGGCGCCCTTTACCCGAAGGGGTCACCCGACAAGGACGAGCTGGACCGGATCATCAGGCAGCTGATCGACGACGGAACGCTCACCAAACTGTCGGCCGTCTATCTCGGGGCCGCTTTCGGCCAGGACCCGGCCAAGATCCCGTACTTCACGGTCGGCGACGGCTCCTGA
- a CDS encoding DUF5703 family protein, with protein MPEYEFVDVYVPRGVSRKDATRLLTDHAEYGHWELDRLSLLRDGSRRVRLRRRIIRQVRATW; from the coding sequence ATGCCGGAATACGAATTTGTCGACGTCTACGTACCGCGCGGGGTCTCCCGCAAGGACGCGACCCGACTGCTGACCGACCATGCCGAGTACGGACACTGGGAGTTGGACCGCCTGAGCCTGCTGCGTGACGGCAGCCGCAGGGTGCGGCTGCGCCGGCGGATCATCCGCCAGGTGCGGGCCACGTGGTGA
- a CDS encoding chaplin, translating into MRQVTRKSLMTVAAATGVIAAAGGYAHADSGANGIATDSPGVLSGNSVQAPVNVPVNVCGNTIDVVGALNPTFGNSCANKGGGARSGGYGDQRGGGHGGGHGDHQGGGYGDHQGGGGRGGNHGGNHGGGNHGGSHGGSGAHGGSGGAHAGGHTGGSPGVGSGNHVQAPIDVPVNVCGNSIDVVGILNPSFGNDCANDSGTGAHTPPSRGHETPGKPGEHGPGKPGGHGQSNPSRPGGVPSTSDHVTPAGASAVHRPAAHAAQLAHTGSELPMGLALPAGAGALLAGAVLYRKARPSA; encoded by the coding sequence ATGCGACAGGTCACCCGTAAAAGCCTCATGACCGTGGCGGCGGCGACGGGAGTGATCGCCGCCGCGGGCGGCTACGCCCACGCCGACTCCGGCGCGAACGGCATCGCCACCGACTCGCCCGGCGTCCTGTCGGGCAACTCGGTGCAGGCGCCGGTCAACGTTCCGGTGAACGTCTGCGGCAACACCATCGACGTCGTCGGGGCGCTCAACCCGACCTTCGGCAACTCCTGCGCCAACAAGGGCGGCGGTGCGCGGTCGGGCGGCTACGGCGACCAACGGGGCGGTGGTCACGGCGGTGGTCACGGCGACCACCAGGGCGGTGGCTACGGCGACCACCAGGGCGGCGGTGGCCGGGGTGGAAACCACGGCGGAAACCACGGCGGCGGGAACCACGGCGGCAGCCATGGCGGCTCCGGCGCGCACGGCGGCTCCGGTGGCGCGCACGCGGGCGGGCACACCGGCGGATCACCCGGTGTCGGCTCCGGCAACCACGTCCAGGCGCCGATCGACGTGCCGGTCAACGTGTGCGGCAACAGCATCGACGTCGTCGGGATCCTCAACCCGTCCTTCGGCAACGACTGCGCCAACGACAGCGGTACCGGCGCCCACACACCCCCGTCCCGCGGCCACGAGACGCCGGGCAAGCCCGGAGAGCACGGCCCCGGCAAGCCGGGCGGGCACGGACAGTCCAACCCGTCCCGACCCGGGGGCGTGCCGTCCACCTCGGATCACGTGACCCCGGCCGGCGCCTCCGCCGTCCACCGGCCCGCCGCCCACGCCGCGCAGCTCGCGCACACCGGCAGCGAGCTGCCGATGGGCCTCGCCCTGCCGGCCGGCGCGGGCGCGCTGCTCGCGGGAGCGGTGCTCTACCGCAAGGCGCGCCCCTCCGCGTAG
- a CDS encoding Pls/PosA family non-ribosomal peptide synthetase, whose product MAAIDESSALGLLDEEIRAQLGDTARFSGGPAASPRTLVDIFDASVRSFPDELALDDGSTTLTYRALAVEVENLRRRLSAAGVGLGDRVGIRVPSGTNDLYVAILAVLAAGAAYVPVDAEDPDERAELVFGEADVRAVVGTGHEITVHGTPTSAAARPGIEHDAWIIFTSGSTGKPKGVAVSHRSAAAFVDAEAALFLTEEPIGPVDRVMAGLSVAFDASCEEMWLAWRYGACLVPVPRSQVRSGADLGPWLVEQEITVVSTVPTLAALWEPETLNDVRLLIFGGEACPPELVQRLVTEGREVWNTYGPTEATVVACASLMSGAEPIRIGLPLRGWELAVVDEAGEPVPLGGSGQLVIGGVGLARYLDAEKDAEKYAPLKSLGWERAYRSGDLVRADAEGLVFLGRADEQIKLGGRRIELGEVDAALQALPGVAGAAAAVRTARSGNQLLVGYVVTQDGWDQAAAVQRLRAELPAALVPLLAPVADLPTRTSGKVDRNALPWPLEGVETGGPAEQLYGTEAWLAEQWTEVLGIPVGSARDDFFAIGGSSLAAAQLTTRLRTRYPSAAVLDIYQQPTLRKLARHLEKSAQDDGATRVVAPVPARAKVIQTLLLVPLFTLLGLRWTVPLAALGNLLPGYSWLPTAPWWLVVSGALLLFSPPGRLAIAAGGARLLLRGVQPGRYARGGGVHLRLWTAERLAEFSGATSLTGSWLERYARALGAKVGPDVDLHSLPPVTGMLKLGRGAAVESEVDLSGWWLDGDRLELGTVKVGAHAVVGTRSMLFPGARVGKRAEVAPGSAVTGQVPTGQRWAGAPAAKLGKAKRNWPKERPARGTAWRVLYGLSGFALTSLPVLAAGAALLVASRFVTPGGGLGEALRGAALALVPATLAFGLAYAVLLLIAVRLLSIGLREGTHPTHSRIGWQAWTVTQLMDHSRETLFPLYAGLVTPVWLRLLGMRIGKGAEVSTVLALPSLTTVGEGAFLADDTLTAPYELGGGWMRIGRAEIGRRAFLGNSGMTAPGRSVPDGGLVGVLSATPKKAKKGSSYLGLPPVKLPRNTTGGDQSRTYEPPARLLWARALVELCRIVPVFCSAGLAVLTVAVLCALGVWAPLLSGLVLLGAGGAAAVVSIVAKWLLVGRHRSGEHPLWSGFVWRNELADTFVEVVAVPWLAGAVPGTPVMTAWLRGLGARIGKGVWVESYWLPESDLVTLEDGATVNRGCVLQTHLFHDRILRTDTVVLREGATLGPGGIVLPGSTIGARTTLGPASLVMAAESVPDDTRWLGNPIEAWRP is encoded by the coding sequence ATGGCAGCCATCGACGAGAGCAGTGCTCTCGGCCTGCTCGACGAAGAAATCCGCGCACAACTCGGCGACACCGCCCGCTTCTCCGGCGGCCCCGCCGCCTCCCCCCGCACCCTCGTCGACATCTTCGACGCGTCCGTGCGGTCGTTCCCGGACGAGCTCGCCCTGGACGACGGCAGCACGACCCTCACCTACCGCGCCCTCGCCGTCGAGGTGGAGAACCTCCGGCGCCGGCTCTCCGCCGCCGGGGTCGGACTCGGCGACCGGGTGGGCATCCGTGTCCCCTCCGGCACCAACGACCTCTACGTGGCGATCCTCGCCGTCCTCGCCGCCGGCGCGGCCTACGTCCCGGTGGACGCCGAGGACCCCGACGAGCGGGCCGAGCTGGTCTTCGGGGAGGCGGACGTCCGGGCCGTCGTCGGCACCGGGCACGAGATCACCGTCCACGGCACGCCGACGTCGGCCGCCGCCCGGCCCGGCATCGAGCACGACGCCTGGATCATCTTCACCTCCGGCTCCACCGGTAAGCCCAAGGGCGTCGCCGTCAGTCACCGCAGCGCCGCCGCCTTCGTGGACGCCGAGGCCGCGCTGTTCCTCACCGAAGAGCCGATCGGACCCGTCGACCGGGTCATGGCCGGGCTCTCCGTGGCCTTCGACGCCTCCTGCGAGGAGATGTGGCTGGCCTGGCGCTACGGGGCCTGTCTGGTGCCCGTGCCCCGCTCCCAGGTCCGCAGCGGCGCCGATCTGGGGCCCTGGCTGGTCGAGCAGGAGATCACGGTCGTCTCCACGGTGCCTACGCTGGCCGCGCTGTGGGAGCCCGAGACCCTCAACGACGTACGGCTGCTGATCTTCGGCGGTGAGGCCTGCCCGCCCGAGCTGGTGCAGCGGCTGGTGACGGAGGGGCGGGAGGTCTGGAACACGTACGGGCCGACCGAGGCCACCGTCGTCGCCTGTGCCTCGCTGATGTCCGGCGCGGAGCCGATCAGGATCGGGCTGCCGCTCAGGGGCTGGGAGCTGGCCGTCGTGGACGAGGCCGGGGAGCCCGTGCCGCTGGGCGGCAGCGGGCAGCTGGTGATCGGCGGGGTCGGGCTCGCGCGGTATCTCGACGCCGAGAAGGACGCGGAGAAGTACGCGCCGCTGAAGTCGCTGGGCTGGGAGCGGGCGTACCGCAGCGGTGACCTGGTGCGCGCCGACGCCGAGGGGCTCGTCTTCCTCGGGCGGGCCGACGAGCAGATCAAGCTCGGCGGGCGGCGGATCGAGCTGGGCGAGGTGGACGCGGCACTCCAGGCGCTGCCGGGTGTCGCGGGGGCCGCCGCCGCCGTGCGGACCGCCCGCAGCGGCAACCAGCTCCTGGTCGGGTACGTCGTGACGCAGGACGGCTGGGACCAGGCGGCGGCCGTGCAGCGGCTGCGCGCCGAGCTGCCCGCCGCCCTGGTGCCGCTGCTCGCGCCGGTGGCCGACCTGCCGACCCGCACCTCGGGCAAGGTCGACCGCAACGCCCTGCCCTGGCCCCTGGAGGGCGTGGAGACGGGCGGCCCGGCCGAGCAGCTCTACGGCACCGAGGCCTGGCTGGCGGAGCAGTGGACCGAGGTCCTCGGCATCCCCGTGGGCAGTGCCCGTGACGACTTCTTCGCGATCGGCGGCAGCAGCCTCGCCGCCGCCCAGCTGACGACACGGCTGCGCACCCGCTACCCCAGCGCGGCCGTCCTCGACATCTACCAGCAGCCCACCCTGCGCAAGCTGGCCCGGCATCTGGAGAAGTCGGCGCAGGACGACGGGGCGACGCGCGTCGTCGCCCCGGTGCCCGCGCGCGCCAAGGTGATCCAGACGCTGCTGCTCGTACCGCTGTTCACGCTGCTGGGGCTGCGCTGGACGGTGCCGCTGGCCGCTCTCGGCAACCTGCTGCCGGGGTACTCCTGGCTGCCGACCGCCCCGTGGTGGCTGGTCGTCTCCGGCGCCCTGCTGCTGTTCAGCCCGCCCGGACGGCTCGCGATCGCCGCGGGCGGGGCGCGGCTGCTGCTGCGCGGTGTGCAGCCGGGGCGCTACGCGCGCGGTGGCGGCGTCCATCTGCGCCTGTGGACGGCGGAGCGGCTGGCCGAGTTCAGCGGGGCGACCTCGCTGACCGGATCCTGGCTGGAGCGCTACGCGCGGGCCCTGGGGGCCAAGGTCGGGCCGGACGTGGACCTGCACTCGCTGCCGCCGGTGACCGGCATGCTGAAGCTGGGCCGGGGCGCGGCCGTGGAGTCCGAGGTGGATCTGTCCGGCTGGTGGCTGGACGGCGACCGGCTGGAGCTCGGGACGGTCAAGGTGGGCGCGCACGCCGTCGTCGGCACGCGCAGCATGCTCTTCCCCGGCGCCCGGGTCGGCAAGCGGGCCGAGGTGGCGCCGGGTTCGGCGGTCACCGGTCAGGTCCCCACCGGTCAGCGGTGGGCGGGCGCGCCCGCGGCCAAGCTCGGCAAGGCCAAGCGCAACTGGCCCAAGGAGCGGCCGGCGCGGGGCACGGCCTGGCGTGTGCTGTACGGCCTGTCCGGTTTCGCGCTGACCTCGTTGCCGGTGCTGGCGGCCGGGGCGGCCCTGCTGGTGGCGAGCCGCTTCGTGACCCCGGGCGGCGGGCTCGGTGAGGCCCTCCGGGGCGCCGCGCTCGCCCTGGTCCCGGCCACGCTCGCCTTCGGTCTGGCCTACGCCGTGCTGCTGCTGATCGCCGTACGGCTGCTGAGCATCGGTCTGCGCGAGGGCACGCATCCGACGCACAGCAGGATCGGCTGGCAGGCCTGGACCGTCACGCAGCTCATGGACCACTCGCGCGAGACCCTCTTCCCGCTGTACGCGGGGCTGGTCACGCCGGTGTGGCTGCGGTTGCTCGGGATGCGGATCGGCAAGGGCGCCGAGGTGTCGACCGTCCTCGCGCTGCCCAGCCTGACCACGGTCGGTGAGGGCGCGTTCCTGGCCGACGACACGCTGACCGCGCCGTACGAGCTCGGCGGCGGCTGGATGCGGATCGGGCGGGCGGAGATCGGTCGGCGGGCGTTCCTCGGCAACTCGGGGATGACCGCGCCGGGGCGGAGCGTGCCGGACGGCGGCCTGGTGGGTGTGCTGTCGGCTACGCCGAAGAAGGCGAAGAAGGGCAGCTCGTACCTGGGGCTGCCGCCGGTGAAGCTGCCGCGGAACACGACCGGCGGTGACCAGAGCCGGACGTACGAGCCGCCCGCGCGGCTGCTGTGGGCGCGTGCCCTGGTGGAGTTGTGCCGGATCGTGCCGGTGTTCTGCTCGGCGGGGCTGGCCGTGCTGACGGTGGCGGTGCTGTGCGCGCTGGGCGTCTGGGCGCCGCTGCTGTCCGGGCTCGTCCTGCTCGGGGCGGGGGGCGCGGCGGCCGTCGTCTCGATCGTCGCCAAGTGGCTGCTCGTCGGACGGCATCGCAGCGGCGAGCACCCGCTGTGGAGCGGCTTCGTGTGGCGCAACGAGCTCGCGGACACGTTCGTGGAGGTCGTGGCGGTGCCGTGGCTGGCGGGCGCCGTGCCGGGCACGCCGGTGATGACGGCGTGGCTGCGCGGGCTCGGCGCACGGATCGGCAAGGGCGTGTGGGTGGAGAGCTACTGGCTGCCCGAGTCGGACCTGGTGACGCTCGAGGACGGGGCGACGGTCAACCGTGGGTGCGTCCTCCAGACTCACCTCTTCCACGACCGGATCTTGCGGACGGATACTGTGGTCCTCCGTGAGGGTGCCACGCTGGGCCCTGGCGGGATCGTGCTGCCCGGCAGCACGATCGGGGCCCGGACGACCCTGGGTCCCGCGTCGCTCGTCATGGCCGCGGAGTCCGTCCCGGACGACACCCGCTGGCTCGGCAACCCGATCGAGGCATGGCGTCCCTGA
- a CDS encoding SpoIIE family protein phosphatase — protein sequence MGKLGQYVLASRRADRVPPKGGPPEAGPKARHHSAGRRLLSLRKPRSVAGQVFLLQLVVVLLLIATAVVVLVIQDRNRAIQEAGDRSLVAAESFANAPGTAEAMKSDDPTAALQPHAEAVRKRTGVDYVVALSPYGFRWTHPDPDQIGKHVSTSYGQALEGEPHQTTFDSSLGKAVDSTVAVFDEKGTAVGLVTVGVTVDKVTSVVQHQLPVIFAAGGVALLLAAGGSALVSGRLRRQTRGLGPVEMTRMYEHHDAVLHAVREGVLILDGDARLLLVNDEARRLLALPPEAEGRPVTGLGLSPALAGLLASGRAATDKVFLAGDILLAVSVRQVGSQGGSVATLRDTTELRALAGRADVAGGRLQLLYEASTRIGTTLDMKRTAEELTEVAVPRFADFATVELLEPVLQGGEPTGASREMRRIAAEGIRDDVPLYPVGRRMRYAPDNPVAIGMTTGRPVLVADLALADGWRVQNPERARKVIEFGIHSMISVPLQARGQLLGVVEFWRSEQDPFEPDDLSPAEELAARAAVCIDNARRYTREHTTAVTLQRSLLPGALPELSALEVGHRYLPAKAGVGGDWYDVIPLPGARVALVVGDVVGHGLHAAATMGRLRTAVHNFAALDLPPDELLAHLDDLITRIDQDAAAEGNTEAVTGATCLYAVYDPVSGRCVLARAGHPGPALVSPDGSVTFPDIPVAPPLGVGGGLPVETAVLRLAADSRLVLYTDGLVEARGRDIDTGLGMLRQALAHTDGTTPDDTCRAVLDAMLRTRSSDDVALLVARTRLLDPEQVQEWEVPDDPAAVSRIRAEATRRLESWGLGEAAFTTELILSELVTNAIRYGASPISLRLLRDRDSLICEVADGTSTSPHLRRAAFTDEGGRGLFLVAQMSRRWGTRYTDRGKIIWAEQALDAGAAGDLSGLLMADL from the coding sequence ATGGGCAAACTTGGGCAATATGTCCTAGCGAGCCGACGGGCCGACCGCGTGCCACCGAAAGGCGGGCCGCCGGAGGCCGGCCCGAAGGCCCGTCACCATTCGGCCGGCCGACGTCTGCTGTCGTTGCGGAAACCGCGCAGCGTCGCCGGTCAGGTCTTCCTGCTCCAGCTGGTGGTCGTCCTCCTGCTCATCGCCACGGCCGTGGTGGTGCTCGTGATCCAGGACCGCAACCGCGCGATCCAGGAAGCCGGCGACCGGTCACTGGTGGCGGCCGAGTCGTTCGCGAACGCCCCGGGCACCGCGGAGGCGATGAAGAGCGATGACCCGACGGCGGCACTCCAGCCACACGCCGAGGCGGTGCGCAAGAGGACCGGCGTCGACTACGTCGTGGCGCTGAGCCCCTACGGCTTCCGGTGGACCCACCCGGACCCGGACCAGATCGGGAAGCACGTCTCCACCTCCTACGGCCAGGCGCTCGAAGGCGAGCCCCACCAGACCACGTTCGACAGCAGTCTGGGGAAGGCGGTCGACTCGACGGTGGCCGTCTTCGACGAGAAGGGGACCGCGGTCGGCCTCGTCACCGTGGGAGTCACGGTGGACAAGGTGACCAGTGTGGTGCAGCACCAACTGCCGGTGATCTTCGCCGCCGGCGGTGTCGCACTGCTGCTGGCCGCGGGTGGGTCGGCACTGGTCAGCGGGCGTTTGCGGCGGCAGACCCGGGGCCTCGGGCCGGTGGAGATGACCCGCATGTACGAGCACCACGACGCGGTGCTGCACGCGGTCCGCGAAGGCGTGCTCATTCTGGACGGTGACGCAAGGCTGTTGCTGGTCAACGACGAGGCGCGCCGGCTGCTCGCACTGCCCCCGGAGGCCGAGGGCAGGCCGGTCACCGGACTCGGGCTGAGCCCGGCCCTGGCCGGACTGCTGGCATCGGGCCGGGCGGCCACGGACAAGGTCTTCCTGGCCGGGGACATCCTGCTCGCGGTCAGCGTGCGGCAGGTGGGCTCGCAGGGGGGCAGCGTGGCCACCCTGCGGGACACCACGGAGCTGCGCGCCCTCGCGGGCCGGGCGGACGTGGCGGGCGGGCGCCTCCAGCTGCTCTACGAGGCCAGCACGCGGATCGGTACCACCCTCGACATGAAGCGCACCGCCGAGGAACTGACCGAGGTGGCGGTCCCGCGCTTCGCCGACTTCGCCACCGTCGAGTTGCTGGAGCCCGTGCTGCAAGGGGGTGAACCGACGGGGGCGAGCAGGGAAATGCGCCGTATCGCAGCCGAGGGCATCCGGGACGACGTGCCCCTCTACCCCGTCGGGAGGCGTATGCGCTACGCGCCCGACAACCCCGTGGCCATCGGTATGACCACCGGCCGACCGGTCCTGGTGGCGGACCTCGCCTTGGCCGACGGATGGCGGGTCCAGAACCCGGAGCGGGCCCGGAAGGTCATCGAATTCGGTATCCACTCCATGATCTCGGTGCCGCTCCAGGCCCGAGGCCAATTGCTGGGTGTCGTGGAGTTCTGGCGTTCGGAGCAGGACCCCTTCGAGCCGGACGACCTGTCCCCCGCCGAGGAACTCGCCGCCCGGGCGGCCGTGTGCATCGACAACGCGCGGCGGTACACCCGCGAGCACACCACGGCCGTCACCCTCCAACGCAGCCTGCTGCCCGGCGCACTCCCCGAGCTGTCCGCCCTGGAGGTCGGGCACCGGTACCTGCCCGCCAAGGCGGGGGTGGGCGGCGACTGGTACGACGTCATCCCGCTGCCGGGGGCCCGGGTGGCCCTGGTGGTCGGCGACGTCGTCGGACACGGTCTGCACGCCGCCGCGACGATGGGTCGCCTGAGGACCGCGGTGCACAACTTCGCCGCCCTGGACCTGCCTCCGGACGAGCTTCTCGCGCACCTCGACGACCTGATCACCCGGATCGACCAGGACGCGGCGGCCGAGGGCAACACCGAGGCCGTCACCGGTGCCACCTGCCTGTACGCGGTCTACGATCCGGTCTCCGGGCGGTGTGTTCTCGCCCGGGCCGGTCATCCCGGTCCGGCGCTGGTCTCGCCCGACGGCTCCGTGACCTTCCCCGACATCCCCGTCGCCCCGCCACTCGGCGTGGGAGGAGGTCTGCCGGTCGAGACAGCCGTACTCCGACTGGCGGCCGACAGCCGGCTGGTCCTCTACACCGACGGCCTGGTCGAGGCCCGCGGCCGTGACATCGACACCGGGCTCGGCATGCTGAGGCAGGCGCTCGCCCATACGGACGGCACCACCCCGGACGACACCTGCCGGGCGGTGCTCGACGCGATGCTGCGCACCAGGTCGAGTGACGATGTCGCCCTGCTCGTCGCACGCACCCGGCTGCTCGACCCGGAGCAGGTCCAGGAGTGGGAGGTGCCCGACGACCCCGCGGCCGTCTCCCGGATCCGCGCCGAGGCCACCCGCAGGCTGGAATCCTGGGGGCTCGGCGAGGCCGCCTTCACGACCGAGCTGATCCTCAGCGAACTCGTCACGAACGCCATCCGGTACGGAGCGAGCCCCATCAGCCTGCGGCTGCTGCGCGACCGCGACAGTCTGATCTGCGAGGTCGCCGACGGCACCAGCACCTCCCCGCACCTGCGCCGCGCGGCCTTCACCGACGAAGGGGGTCGTGGGCTGTTCCTCGTCGCGCAGATGTCCCGCCGCTGGGGGACCCGGTACACCGACCGAGGCAAGATCATCTGGGCTGAGCAGGCACTCGACGCCGGAGCCGCCGGGGACCTGAGCGGTCTCCTGATGGCGGACCTGTGA
- a CDS encoding M20/M25/M40 family metallo-hydrolase → MSATDGTARSVTGEDEVVDLCRELIRIDTSNYGDHSGPGERKAAEWVAEKLAEVGLEPKIFESHPGRASTVARIEGEDPSRPALLIHGHLDVVPANAVDWTHHPFSGEVADGCVWGRGAVDMKDMDAMTLAVVRDRMRSGRRPPRDIVLAFLADEEAGGTYGARHLVDNHPDLFEGVTEAISEVGGFSFTVSEERRLYLIQTAEKGMHWMKLTVAGTAGHGSMIHRDNAITELSEAVARLGRHTFPVRVTKTTRAFLDELGDALGTELDPEDMQSTLARLGGIAKLIGATLSNTANPTQLGAGYKVNVIPGEATAHVDGRFLPGHEDEFLTDLDRILGPKVRREDVHSDKALETSFDGPLVEAMQSSLLAEDPTAKAIPYMLSGGTDAKSFDDLGIRGFGFAPLKLPPELDFAGMFHGVDERVPVDGLQFGVRVLDRFIDAS, encoded by the coding sequence GTGAGCGCGACCGACGGCACGGCCAGGAGCGTCACCGGCGAGGACGAGGTCGTGGACCTCTGCCGCGAGCTGATCCGGATCGACACCAGCAACTACGGCGACCACTCGGGTCCGGGTGAACGCAAGGCGGCCGAATGGGTCGCCGAGAAGCTCGCCGAAGTGGGACTCGAACCGAAGATCTTCGAGTCGCACCCGGGCCGCGCCTCCACGGTGGCCCGCATCGAGGGCGAGGACCCGTCCAGGCCCGCGCTGCTCATCCACGGTCACCTCGACGTCGTACCGGCCAACGCGGTCGACTGGACCCACCACCCCTTCTCCGGCGAGGTCGCCGACGGATGCGTGTGGGGGCGGGGTGCGGTCGACATGAAGGACATGGACGCGATGACGCTGGCGGTCGTCCGCGACCGGATGCGCTCCGGGCGCAGGCCGCCCCGCGACATCGTGCTCGCGTTCCTCGCCGACGAGGAGGCGGGCGGCACCTACGGCGCCCGTCACCTCGTCGACAACCACCCGGACCTGTTCGAGGGCGTCACCGAGGCGATCAGCGAGGTGGGCGGGTTCTCGTTCACCGTGAGCGAGGAGCGGCGGCTCTACCTCATCCAGACGGCCGAGAAGGGCATGCACTGGATGAAGCTGACCGTGGCCGGCACCGCCGGACACGGCTCGATGATCCACCGGGACAACGCGATCACCGAGCTCTCCGAGGCGGTCGCGCGGCTCGGCCGGCACACCTTCCCGGTGCGGGTCACCAAGACGACCCGCGCCTTCCTCGACGAGCTCGGCGACGCGCTCGGCACCGAGCTGGACCCCGAGGACATGCAGTCGACCCTCGCCAGGCTGGGCGGGATCGCCAAGCTGATCGGCGCGACCCTGAGCAACACCGCCAACCCGACCCAGCTGGGCGCCGGCTACAAGGTCAACGTCATCCCGGGGGAGGCCACCGCGCACGTCGACGGGCGGTTCCTGCCGGGGCACGAGGACGAGTTCCTCACCGACCTCGACCGGATCCTCGGCCCGAAGGTGCGCCGCGAGGACGTGCACTCCGACAAGGCGCTGGAGACCTCCTTCGACGGGCCGCTGGTCGAGGCGATGCAGTCCTCCCTGCTCGCCGAGGACCCGACCGCCAAGGCCATCCCCTACATGCTCTCCGGCGGCACGGATGCCAAGTCCTTCGACGACCTCGGTATCCGAGGCTTCGGCTTCGCCCCGCTGAAGCTGCCGCCGGAGCTGGACTTCGCCGGGATGTTCCACGGCGTGGACGAGCGGGTCCCGGTGGACGGGCTCCAGTTCGGGGTGCGCGTGCTCGACCGGTTCATCGACGCGTCCTGA
- the chpH gene encoding chaplin ChpH: MIKKVVAAAAATGGLVLAGAGLAVADAGAQGAAVHSPGVASGNVIQVPVHVPVNVCGNTISVIGLLNPAFGNTCINK; the protein is encoded by the coding sequence ATGATCAAGAAGGTCGTCGCTGCTGCGGCTGCCACTGGTGGGCTGGTTCTCGCGGGCGCGGGTCTGGCTGTTGCCGATGCCGGTGCCCAGGGTGCTGCCGTGCACTCCCCGGGTGTCGCCTCGGGCAACGTGATCCAGGTGCCCGTGCACGTCCCGGTGAACGTCTGCGGTAACACGATCTCGGTGATCGGGCTGCTGAACCCCGCCTTCGGCAACACCTGCATCAACAAGTGA